A genomic segment from Necator americanus strain Aroian chromosome III, whole genome shotgun sequence encodes:
- a CDS encoding hypothetical protein (NECATOR_CHRIII.G9903.T1) — MCSAVVSWLVGWSVGRSVGQVVTSEGRRYWGSGRSIISNYPQIMCHFASNFVSPPAVASAAQRSFQYSHCRPRSLDMPLFRIGQSKLPVHIPSFVIWKRSQASRPAALTRRRECVEENDAGEAAAEP; from the coding sequence ATGTGTTCAGCCGTTGTTAGTTGGTTGGTCGGTTGGTCGGTTGGTCGGTCGGTCGGACAAGTAGTGACTTCTGAAGGGCGGCGGTATTGGGGCTCCGGCCGGTCAATTATTAGCAACTATCCGCAAATTATGTGTCATTTTGCGAGCAATTTCGTCTCCCCACCAGCCGTAGCGAGCGCTGCTCAACGCAGTTTTCAGTACTCTCATTGTCGTCCTCGCTCTCTGGATATGCCGCTATTTCGCATCGGCCAATCCAAACTTCCCGTTCACATTCCATCATTCGTCATATGGAAACGCAGTCAGGCCAGCCGGCCGGCTGCCCTGACTCGGCGACGTGAGTGTGTGGAGGAGAACGATGCCGGTGAAGCAGCGGCCGAACCGTAA
- a CDS encoding hypothetical protein (NECATOR_CHRIII.G9904.T1), producing the protein MDMDQKPFVDYGSYCYPTAATTQDFTARSQVSPYFYNFSTSTASSMYSQQPTHFMYPQAAASSPEDQMTTKIIEGGEVKINGKGKKVRKPRTIYSSQQLQTLQKRFTKTQYLALPDRASLAAELGLTQTQVKIWFQNRRSKQKKSKGSVERTSDEEGESEDRADSTPPEEGTSTTAPPDWHHMTGLAPSSLPSAGLPPTGLGPSTLPPTVLPPPSQQASVPPSGLMPPPLNTPLSTYDPVKYSSDELKPFYDQTAYYQPYILPHSGYNGY; encoded by the exons ATGGACATGGATCAGAAGCCGTTCGTTGATTACGGTAGTTATTGCTATCCGACCGCGGCCACAACGCAAGATTTCACCGCTAGATCACAAGTTTCACCGTATTTCTATAATTTCTCAACGAGTACCGCATCGTCTATGTATTCACAACAACCGACACATTTTATGTATCCGCAAGCAGCCGCTAGTTCACCGGAAG ATCAGATGACGACGAAAATTATCGAAGGTGGTGAGGTGAAAATCAATGGGAAAGGGAAGAAAGTCAGGAAACCAAGGACAATCTATTCTAGTCAGCAATTGCAGACACTTCAAAAACG GTTCACTAAAACACAGTACTTAGCGCTTCCGGATCGGGCCTCCCTAGCTGCCGAACTTGGTTTAACGCAAACTCAG GTGAAAATCTGGTTTCAAAACCGTCGTTCGAAACAGAAGAAATCGAAAGGCAGCGTGGAACGAACGTCGGACGAAGAAGGTGAATCCGAGGATCGTGCGGATTCCACACCACCCGAGGAGGGCACCTCCACCACGGCACCGCCGGATTGGCATCATATGACGGGTTTAGCGCCGTCATCGTTACCGTCCGCCGGTCTACCGCCGACCGGGCTTGGTCCGTCCACGTTACCGCCTACCGTACTGCCACCACCATCGCAACAAGCGTCGGTGCCGCCAAGCGGCTTAATGCCACCGCCTTTGAACACCCCGCTTTCCACTTATGATCCCGTCAAGTACTCTTCGGATGAGTTAAAACCGTTTTATGATCAGACCGCTTATTACCAGCCGTATATTCTACCGCACTCAGGGTACAATGGTTACTAG
- a CDS encoding hypothetical protein (NECATOR_CHRIII.G9905.T1) — protein sequence MWRLLLICGYAAACSLCPLRVPPRPRPLDQFKLPSIPDLSLETMPEFCNFSRELNVNGRCREEFEKLFCATDVSLDSLLCYGQDESRQRCSECAHNWERSKWVVSWWDSLGKPAAGVSDGNYYWLGDYEICSQLRNEEKFDGQYCRVELEIPDALVEEGCPQTDPLAIVLGVCMPRSCDGDQLNKLIEDYSPYKATIDCELDVYFSKPSIIMFATLAIWIALQIGVTIFDAESWIWMCLNIRINARRALSTKRAPESLHALHGLEFITFIWFITAMVYNLMQPYIENVAFSYDAVSSIAAHPTNNYSYLTDGLMALSALYTTYLLYGEVNTVKDIVEVLRKTLVRFWPAYAFCVLFMWILFPELSSGPLWIHGDTVERCSSSWWKNLLFINNLFGVKDTCVDFGYVVSLEAQYFVPLIILIYLARSRLLTVKILAVVLLSLSISFTFYRAFIFGLPPAPLLTAEPIAPERIEQMLNILVISPLTRASPVIVGFLFGICMWNEDGLRYKDIFGKLFTVIMTIFSTAAGLFVMFSLLPFATSSAGHPLFLAFYAAFHRPLWAISLLSFLYLSHHGSFAWIHAILTWRIFSPLSKLTWIALTVAEPIILFFFSGLNRPSHATNWSAIYAAVSASTMSYLLALVIDIFLSRPIRCLLDREEVHRYKEAQSD from the exons ATGTGGCGATTGTTACTCATATGTGGGTACGCCGCCGCCTGCTCGCTGTGTCCACTAAGAGTTCCGCCAAGACCCCGACCGTTGGACCAATTCAAATTGCCGTCTATTCCGGACCTTAGCTTGGAGACAATGCCTGAATTCT GTAATTTTTCACGAGAACTAAATGTGAATGGGAGATGTCGCGAAGAATTTGAGAAACTTTTCTGTGCAACAGATGTTTCATTAG ACTCTTTATTGTGCTATGGACAAGATGAGAGTAGGCAAAGATGTTCAGAATGTGCACATAACTGGGAACGGAGCAAATGGGTTGTCTCCT GGTGGGATTCTTTGGGGAAACCTGCTGCTGGTGTCAGTGACGGGAATTATTATTGGCTTGGTGATTATGAAATATGTTCTCAGCTTAGAaa tgaagaaaaattcgatgggCAGTATTGCAGAGTAGAATTGGAGATTCCTGATGCTTTG GTCGAAGAAGGATGTCCTCAAACGGATCCACTCGCGATTGTGTTGGGTGTATGCATGCCGAGATCGTGTGATGGCGATCAGCTAAACAAATTGATTGAAG ACTACTCACCGTACAAAGCGACAATTGACTGCGAATTGGATGTTTATTTCTCCAAACCTTCTATCATTATGTT CGCGACTTTAGCCATCTGGATAGCTTTACAAATTGGCGTCACTATCTTCGACGCTGAATCATGGATATGGATGTGCCTTAACATAAGAATCAATGCTAGAAGAGCACTTTCCACAAAACG AGCACCTGAAAGCTTGCATGCGTTGCACGGTCTTGAATTTATCACATTCATATGGTTTATCACGGCAATGGTCTATAATCTTATGCAACCGTATATAG AGAATGTTGCATTCTCGTATGATGCTGTTTCGTCGATAGCCGCACATCCGACGAACAACTACTCCTATCTTACGGACGGGCTCATGGCACTTTCAGCACTTTACACCACGTATTTACTATATGGAGAGGTGAATACAGTAAAGGATATTGTTGAAGTGTTGCGAAAAACACTAGTGAG ATTTTGGCCAGCGTACGCATTTTGTGTTCTATTCATGTGGATTCTTTTTCCGGAGCTGTCTTCTGGTCCTTTATGGATTCACGGCGACACG GTAGAACGATGTTCCAGCAGTTGGTGGAAAAACCTTCTGTTCATCAATAATCTGTTTGGGGTCAAAGATACG TGTGTTGATTTTGGCTACGTGGTCTCGCTGGAAGCGCAGTACTTTGTCCCTCTGATTATTTTGATCTACTTAGCACGATCCAGGTTACTGACTGTTAAG attcttgCTGTGGTCCTTCTATCATTGTCAATCTCGTTCACTTTCTATCGAGCCTTCATCTTTGGTCTACCGCCAGCACCACTGCTTACAGCTGAGCCGATAGC GCCAGAACGGATAGAACAGATGTTGAACATCCTTGTAATCTCGCCTCTAACACGAGCTTCTCCTGTGATTGTTGGATTTCTATTTGGGATCTGTATGTGGAATGAGGACGGCTTGAGATATAAGGATATTTTTGGCAAA CTTTTCACCGTGATTATGACCATATTCTCGACCGCCGCGGGACTTTTCGTGATGTTTTCGTTGCTTCCGTTTGCCACTTCGTCGGCCGGGCATCCACTTTTCCTCGCCTTCTACGCTGCTTTTCATCGACCGCTTTGGGCGATTTCCCTGCTCTCGTTTCTGTATCTATCACATCATGGATCTTttg cCTGGATCCATGCCATACTTACTTGGAGGATTTTCTCTCCACTATCAAAGCTTACATGGATTGCGTTGACTGTTGCTGAACCTATTatactcttcttcttttctggtcTAAATCGTCCGTCACATGCTACTAATTGGAGTGCG ATTTACGCGGCGGTCTCAGCAAGTACAATGTCGTATTTGTTAGCTCTCGTGATCGACATCTTCCTTAGTCGACCAATCCGATGTCTTCTGGATCGAGAAGAAGTGCATCGATACAAAGAAGCTCAATCCGACTAA
- a CDS encoding hypothetical protein (NECATOR_CHRIII.G9906.T3), whose translation MKQTYLQYERTLTIQRFWARLSAQRCFEPPSLHGLPSANPQRTPFNVFGHDRAEPTAETTLLHYIKHTTLLACITCKISGCGTKATRENQLIAAASFRGPIIMFIAFYSHLLQLHLSRSWITSHNATSSAIERRSRHLRRQEHVGPQFISETIPYTKKVMISTYGSRLVSFHQSYLCRAVSSDRLRILTVMSMQAMFRTLCTTGESSINFSECSDHGFF comes from the exons ATGAAGCAGACATACCTTCAATATGAGCGGACGTTGACGATTCAACGATTTTGGGCACGATTGAGCGCTCAACGTTGCTTTGAGCCTCCATCTTTACACGGTCTTCCCTCAGCCAACCCCCAAAGAACGCCATTCAACGTTTTTGGGCACGATCGAGCAGAACCGA CTGCTGAAACTACGCTTCTACATTACATTAAACATACCACGTTACTTGCTTGTATAAC GTGCAAAATAAGTGGGTGCGGGACGAAAGCTACCCGCGAAAATCAGTTGATCGCTGCTGCCAGCTTCCGCGG TCCTATTATAA TGTTCATAGCATTCTACTCTCACTTGCTCCAATTGCACCTATCGCGGAGCTGGATTACATCCCACAACGCCACGTCTAGCGCAATTGAGCGCAGATCCAGGCATTTGAGGCGTCAAGAACACGTAGGGCCTCAATTTATCAGCGAGACAATCCCTTACACTAAAAAG GTGATGATATCTACTTATGGCAGTCGTCtcgtttcatttcatcagTCCTATCTGTGCAGGGCTGTATCGTCAG ACCGGCTTCGCATTTTAACCGTGATGAGTATGCAAGCGATGTTCAGAACTCTATGTACCACTGGAGAAAGCTCAATAAATTTCTCTGAGTGCAGtgatcatggatttttttaa
- a CDS encoding hypothetical protein (NECATOR_CHRIII.G9906.T1) — protein MSNYISHVLHLHAYLADTEERSSARRSTGGAMFIAFYSHLLQLHLSRSWITSHNATSSAIERRSRHLRRQEHVGPQFISETIPYTKKVMISTYGSRLVSFHQSYLCRAVSSDRLRILTVMSMQAMFRTLCTTGESSINFSECSDHGFF, from the exons ATGTCAAACTATATTTCTCATGTATTACACCTACATGCGTATCTGGCAGATACAGAGGAGAGGTCGTCAGCGAGACGTAGCACAGGAGGAGCGA TGTTCATAGCATTCTACTCTCACTTGCTCCAATTGCACCTATCGCGGAGCTGGATTACATCCCACAACGCCACGTCTAGCGCAATTGAGCGCAGATCCAGGCATTTGAGGCGTCAAGAACACGTAGGGCCTCAATTTATCAGCGAGACAATCCCTTACACTAAAAAG GTGATGATATCTACTTATGGCAGTCGTCtcgtttcatttcatcagTCCTATCTGTGCAGGGCTGTATCGTCAG ACCGGCTTCGCATTTTAACCGTGATGAGTATGCAAGCGATGTTCAGAACTCTATGTACCACTGGAGAAAGCTCAATAAATTTCTCTGAGTGCAGtgatcatggatttttttaa
- a CDS encoding hypothetical protein (NECATOR_CHRIII.G9906.T4) produces MKQTYLQYERTLTIQRFWARLSAQRCFEPPSLHGLPSANPQRTPFNVFGHDRAEPTAETTLLHYIKHTTLLACITCKISGCGTKATRENQLIAAASFRGPIIMFIAFYSHLLQLHLSRSWITSHNATSSAIERRSRHLRRQEHVMISTYGSRLVSFHQSYLCRAVSSDRLRILTVMSMQAMFRTLCTTGESSINFSECSDHGFF; encoded by the exons ATGAAGCAGACATACCTTCAATATGAGCGGACGTTGACGATTCAACGATTTTGGGCACGATTGAGCGCTCAACGTTGCTTTGAGCCTCCATCTTTACACGGTCTTCCCTCAGCCAACCCCCAAAGAACGCCATTCAACGTTTTTGGGCACGATCGAGCAGAACCGA CTGCTGAAACTACGCTTCTACATTACATTAAACATACCACGTTACTTGCTTGTATAAC GTGCAAAATAAGTGGGTGCGGGACGAAAGCTACCCGCGAAAATCAGTTGATCGCTGCTGCCAGCTTCCGCGG TCCTATTATAA TGTTCATAGCATTCTACTCTCACTTGCTCCAATTGCACCTATCGCGGAGCTGGATTACATCCCACAACGCCACGTCTAGCGCAATTGAGCGCAGATCCAGGCATTTGAGGCGTCAAGAACAC GTGATGATATCTACTTATGGCAGTCGTCtcgtttcatttcatcagTCCTATCTGTGCAGGGCTGTATCGTCAG ACCGGCTTCGCATTTTAACCGTGATGAGTATGCAAGCGATGTTCAGAACTCTATGTACCACTGGAGAAAGCTCAATAAATTTCTCTGAGTGCAGtgatcatggatttttttaa
- a CDS encoding hypothetical protein (NECATOR_CHRIII.G9906.T2): MKQTYLQYERTLTIQRFWARLSAQRCFEPPSLHGLPSANPQRTPFNVFGHDRAEPSTTVIEDNRQTVLLGV, encoded by the coding sequence ATGAAGCAGACATACCTTCAATATGAGCGGACGTTGACGATTCAACGATTTTGGGCACGATTGAGCGCTCAACGTTGCTTTGAGCCTCCATCTTTACACGGTCTTCCCTCAGCCAACCCCCAAAGAACGCCATTCAACGTTTTTGGGCACGATCGAGCAGAACCGAGTACAACTGTTATAGAGGATAACCGACAAACAGTTCTTCTTGGAGTATGA
- a CDS encoding hypothetical protein (NECATOR_CHRIII.G9907.T2), producing MVRKERDGFGEYEVPEDKYYGAQTARAMLTFKIGGPEERMPLPMLHAFGILKKAAAMVNVEFGLDKKIADAICKAADEVVAGKMDDNFVLSAWQTTTHWHMIVNEVIANRAIQMLGGELGSKSPVHPNDHVNMGQSSNDTFPTAMNISAALEINHRLLPALKQFHDSLEKKSEEFKDIIKIGRTHTQDAVPLTLGQEFSGYVQQIANGIERIRSTLSRLYQIVLGGTAIGTGLNSRKGFSEKVAKKISELTGLPFSTVPNKFEATANHDVFVEVHGALNTVATSLMKISNDIRFLGSGPRCGLGELILPQNEPGSSIMPGKVNPTQCETLTLVCGQVMGNHVSVTIAGANGHFELNVCKPLMVINVLQSIRLLSDAAVSFSVNCLDGIKANRERIAKLMRESLMLVTALNPHIGYDKSSKIAKTAYKNGTTLREEAINLGILTGEQFDRWVKPENMLGPS from the exons ATG GTTCGCAAAGAGCGTGACGGTTTTGGCGAGTATGAAGTGCCAGAGGACAAATACTACGGGGCACAGACTGCTCG TGCCATGTTGACGTTCAAAATCGGCGGTCCCGAAGAGCGTATGCCACTTCCAATGCTACATGCGTTCGGAATTTTAAAGAAGGCTGCGGCAATG GTGAACGTTGAATTCGGTCTCGACAAGAAAATTGCTGATGCCATCTGTAAAGCGGCTG ATGAAGTGGTAGCCGGAAAAATGGATGACAATTTTGTGCTCAGCGCATGGCAGACTACAACTCATTGGCATATGATCGTGAACGAAGTGATTGCGAATAG AGCAATTCAAATGCTTGGTGGAGAACTTGGCTCAAAATCCCCAGTTCATCCGAATGATCATGTGAATATGGGACAGTCGAGTAACGACACCTTTCCGACAGCAATGAACATTTCTGCCGCCTTAGAG ATCAACCATCGTCTCTTGCCAGCGTTGAAACAATTTCATGACTCActtgagaagaaaagtgaagaattcAAGGATATAATCAAGATTGGTCGTACTCATACTCAGGATGCTGTCCCGCTCACTTTAGGTCAAGAATTCTCCGGTTACGTACAGCAG ATCGCGAACGGAATTGAACGCATCAGGTCAACACTTTCCCGACTCTACCAGATCGTTCTTGGAGGTACAGCTATTGGAACTGGATTGAATTCACGAAAAGGATTTTCTGAGAAGGTTGCTAA GAAAATTTCCGAACTCACAGGACTTCCATTCTCTACTGTTCCTAACAAATTCGAAGCTACTGCTAATCATGACGTTTTTGTTGAAGTCCACGGTGCGCTGAATACAGTAGCCACTTCACTCATGAAAATTTCTAACGATATTCGTTTTCTTGGATCTGGGCCAAG ATGCGGCTTGGGAGAATTGATTCTTCCTCAGAACGAACCTGGAAGTTCGATAATGCCTGGAAAAGTGAATCCGACTCAGTGTGAGACACTCACGTTGGTTTGTGGCCAGGTTATGGGGAATCAT GTTTCTGTCACTATCGCAGGAGCTAATGGTCATTTTGAGTTGAATGTTTGCAAACCACTCATGGTCATCAATGTTTTGCAGTCGATTAG ACTTTTATCTGATGCTGCTGTgtcattttctgtaaattgtCTTGATGGCATTAAAGCCAACCGGGAGAGAATCGCTAAG CTCATGCGCGAATCACTAATGCTTGTCACTGCACTAAATCCACATATCGGTTATGACAAATCTTCAAAGATTGCTAAG ACTGCTTATAAAAATGGCACGACCTTAAGAGAAGAAGCAATCAATCTTGGCATCCTGACTGGGGAACAATTCGATCGTTGGGTGAAACCCGAAAACATGCTAGGACCTTCCTAA
- a CDS encoding hypothetical protein (NECATOR_CHRIII.G9907.T1) — translation MHSASGRAGSGAVKEAVRYEVRKERDGFGEYEVPEDKYYGAQTARAMLTFKIGGPEERMPLPMLHAFGILKKAAAMVNVEFGLDKKIADAICKAADEVVAGKMDDNFVLSAWQTTTHWHMIVNEVIANRAIQMLGGELGSKSPVHPNDHVNMGQSSNDTFPTAMNISAALEINHRLLPALKQFHDSLEKKSEEFKDIIKIGRTHTQDAVPLTLGQEFSGYVQQIANGIERIRSTLSRLYQIVLGGTAIGTGLNSRKGFSEKVAKKISELTGLPFSTVPNKFEATANHDVFVEVHGALNTVATSLMKISNDIRFLGSGPRCGLGELILPQNEPGSSIMPGKVNPTQCETLTLVCGQVMGNHVSVTIAGANGHFELNVCKPLMVINVLQSIRLLSDAAVSFSVNCLDGIKANRERIAKLMRESLMLVTALNPHIGYDKSSKIAKTAYKNGTTLREEAINLGILTGEQFDRWVKPENMLGPS, via the exons ATGCACAGCGCCAGCGGCCGAgctggaagcggtgcggtcaAGGAAGCGGTTCGATACGAG GTTCGCAAAGAGCGTGACGGTTTTGGCGAGTATGAAGTGCCAGAGGACAAATACTACGGGGCACAGACTGCTCG TGCCATGTTGACGTTCAAAATCGGCGGTCCCGAAGAGCGTATGCCACTTCCAATGCTACATGCGTTCGGAATTTTAAAGAAGGCTGCGGCAATG GTGAACGTTGAATTCGGTCTCGACAAGAAAATTGCTGATGCCATCTGTAAAGCGGCTG ATGAAGTGGTAGCCGGAAAAATGGATGACAATTTTGTGCTCAGCGCATGGCAGACTACAACTCATTGGCATATGATCGTGAACGAAGTGATTGCGAATAG AGCAATTCAAATGCTTGGTGGAGAACTTGGCTCAAAATCCCCAGTTCATCCGAATGATCATGTGAATATGGGACAGTCGAGTAACGACACCTTTCCGACAGCAATGAACATTTCTGCCGCCTTAGAG ATCAACCATCGTCTCTTGCCAGCGTTGAAACAATTTCATGACTCActtgagaagaaaagtgaagaattcAAGGATATAATCAAGATTGGTCGTACTCATACTCAGGATGCTGTCCCGCTCACTTTAGGTCAAGAATTCTCCGGTTACGTACAGCAG ATCGCGAACGGAATTGAACGCATCAGGTCAACACTTTCCCGACTCTACCAGATCGTTCTTGGAGGTACAGCTATTGGAACTGGATTGAATTCACGAAAAGGATTTTCTGAGAAGGTTGCTAA GAAAATTTCCGAACTCACAGGACTTCCATTCTCTACTGTTCCTAACAAATTCGAAGCTACTGCTAATCATGACGTTTTTGTTGAAGTCCACGGTGCGCTGAATACAGTAGCCACTTCACTCATGAAAATTTCTAACGATATTCGTTTTCTTGGATCTGGGCCAAG ATGCGGCTTGGGAGAATTGATTCTTCCTCAGAACGAACCTGGAAGTTCGATAATGCCTGGAAAAGTGAATCCGACTCAGTGTGAGACACTCACGTTGGTTTGTGGCCAGGTTATGGGGAATCAT GTTTCTGTCACTATCGCAGGAGCTAATGGTCATTTTGAGTTGAATGTTTGCAAACCACTCATGGTCATCAATGTTTTGCAGTCGATTAG ACTTTTATCTGATGCTGCTGTgtcattttctgtaaattgtCTTGATGGCATTAAAGCCAACCGGGAGAGAATCGCTAAG CTCATGCGCGAATCACTAATGCTTGTCACTGCACTAAATCCACATATCGGTTATGACAAATCTTCAAAGATTGCTAAG ACTGCTTATAAAAATGGCACGACCTTAAGAGAAGAAGCAATCAATCTTGGCATCCTGACTGGGGAACAATTCGATCGTTGGGTGAAACCCGAAAACATGCTAGGACCTTCCTAA